The following coding sequences lie in one Rutidosis leptorrhynchoides isolate AG116_Rl617_1_P2 chromosome 4, CSIRO_AGI_Rlap_v1, whole genome shotgun sequence genomic window:
- the LOC139844339 gene encoding splicing factor U2af small subunit B-like has protein sequence MAEHLASIFGTEKDRVNCPFYFKIGACRHGDRCSRLHTKPSISPTLLLSNMYQRPDSITPGVDPQGQPLDPSKIQDHFEDFYEDLFEELGKYGEIESLNICDNLADHMVGNVYAQFREEEHAAAALQNLSGRFYAGRPIIVDFSPVTDFREATCRQYEENVCNRGGYCNFMHLKKINKDLRRQLFGRRRRSRSRSRSPPRHRSHDDRPRGGGRGGSGRRDGGGGGGYPDRHSDRSRRPRSRSPGRRSGRSRSPGGKRNRSPVREGSAERRAKIEQWNREKEQVKSGPETATGEDKNDNINDDGALRNGDRDHRRDHDQPKPEQGDGRYDY, from the exons ATGGCGGAACATTTAGCGTCCATTTTCGGTACCGAAAAAGATCGAGTCAACTGCCCGTTTTACTTTAAGATCGGAGCTTGTCGCCATGGAGATCGATGTTCAAGGCTTCACACGAAACCTAGCATCAGTCCTACGCTATTGCTATCAAATATGTATCAGCGTCCTGATAGTATCACTCCTGGAGTTGACCCCCAGGGTCAGCCTCTTGATCCTAGCAAAATCCAGGATCACTTTGAG GACTTCTATGAAGATCTGTTTGAAGAGCTGGGGAAGTATGGAGAGATTGAAAGCCTTAACATATGTGATAATTTGGCTGACCATATG GTGGGAAATGTGTATGCACAGTTTAGAGAGGAAGAACATGCTGCCGCTGCTCTTCAGAATCTGAGTGGAAGGTTTTATGCAG GCCGCCCAATTATTGTGGATTTTTCTCCAGTGACAGATTTCCGTGAAGCTACATGCAGACAGTATGAAGAAAACGTGTGCAATCGAGGCGGTTATTGCAACTTCATGCATTTAAAGAAGATCAACAA AGATTTGAGGAGGCAGTTATTTGGGAGACGTAGGAGAAGCCGAAGCAGAAGCCGTAGTCCTCCAAGGCACCGGAGTCATGATGACCGCCCACGAGGCGGTGGGCGTGGTGGTTCTGGCAGAAGAGACGGCGGCGGCGGTGGTGGTTACCCTGACCGCCATAGTGACCGAAGCAGGCGGCCCAGAAGTAGGAGTCCAGGACGCAGATCAGGACGTAGCAGGAGCCCAGGAGGGAAGCGAAACCGGAGTCCGGTTAGGGAAGGAAGTGCTGAAAGAAGGGCAAAGATTGAACAATGGAATAGAGAAAAAGAACAAGTAAAATCTGGTCCCGAAACCGCAACTGGTGAAGACAAAAATGATAATATCAATGATGATGGTGCTTTACGTAATGGAGACCGAGACCATCGTCGTGACCATGATCAGCCAAAGCCGGAACAAGGAGATGGACGCTACGATTACTGA